The sequence below is a genomic window from Tubulanus polymorphus chromosome 1, tnTubPoly1.2, whole genome shotgun sequence.
ttcacaaaccacagtcaggaatgggaaggtcatttttgtatgaaatcttcgtcagccaatttgactgacgagtaatttgcctggcatttcattgtctcttaagatatccgtctaatttttgttgtaatcgacgcacaacagattcgtagtttgtctgatacctataacacctcacctgacgatcttaatccatgtgcaaatcggccgtaaagtgagagtaaatttccgtcgggtcaacagctgccattttgaaaattactggaggtgctggcacctgtggactgaggccaggacaacagcacaaactaacgaagcgaaacgacgaaattgaaaaaaattaagaaatcaacacttattcacatttttcttttaccagaatttattataatataatttaatatggaaaacctgaagatttgaaatataagttggaaaaccatcaaaaataaaaattgtcgtttcgtcttgaaagttttatataaatccttgtaggtccccttgtcttatcatgccacatgtgcaatacagagaaatggcggccaatggcgaaattggtggagaaattaattaatttctcaaaataatgttgattaaccactcgaaacatacataaaattggattatttcgaaaggtacctgtgttagattgtgaattaagccattaattgtggactgaagtgaaaagaaagtttatttttgaagtgttacttttttcaaccgtgttttggtccttgtcatccctaacgttggtataagcccatccgattataaaaagcttaccaccaacgattaggtaactaactagtgTACACCGTGGTCAGCCGGTGACGTATTCAATAGCGACTAGCGTGTATGAATGCtatcaacaactctgaaaaaCCGCAATTGTGTCTCTATTGTTGAATGGGTTTACATTATGAAAGGTTCCACTGCCGGGTTGAATACTTTAATAAggccatgaaataaattacttgattccCAACAGCTACCTCCGAATTTATTAGCCGccgcctgtttttttttcttaaattctagAATAATCTATAAATTATACCGACCGATAGCTCTTCAGTTAAAGATTCACACCAACACAGGTCTTCATAACATAGAAACCGCGTAAACATTTACTAATGAAATTAGTCACAACTACGTAAGGACAGTTCATGTACCCCGAGATAACCAACTCACACCATGCACTAGGAAAGTggtctatttgagtcattggGGGAAAACCCACTAATACCatgtatttatgattaatcatCATTCATACCGTTATCACAGATTCCCGTCAATGgaggattttcattaaaaaactcTGAATCAAGCTTGATTCAATTGAAAGAGACATATTAGGCTTTTTTAATCACTTGAAGCACCGATcctctgaaattctgccaaaaacttcatgcttaccactcataatttgaaaaaaaattgttttctttaattttgatactggaTTAAACGGTACATtatcatgtaaatttaggaaagtccatattagaatttcatttcttgttCCACATTAGGCCTAATCTTATCCCAATTTTGGTTTTGGtcagagtatggcggtatcaAATCATGCGTACAGGGTCAGTCTGTCCATGAGGATACTAGTTGTGATAAGTCAGACAACATGATAAGGCATTGATGCAATTCACTAAGTGAAATACTGCCACCTGCCACTTTTTTCCGCATTAAGTGTTAAATTTTGCTAAAGCCTACAAAAATCATGTCATCATTGATGCCGGTCCTCTGatagaagaaaaataaactctAAAGAAAAACCATTcagtaaatgataataataatattgagttTATTAATCACAATGCAATAAAAGtggtaattttcaatttgcctcGTGCAAATTCATACGCTCGCTGTTGTAATGTGGTCACAATTCTCTGGTGAATCCCTTAAGTTCCTAATCTTTGTTTCTTGGTGAAATAATGTACGTTCGATATTGACCCTCGCCATCAATGACTCTCGCCTTTCTTTCCCGCCacctgaaataataaaaagaaaGTATTTCTTAGTGGTTAATTATTGATGTCGAAAAGTCTGTAAAACATTctttgaatttagaaaattggcgcagaattggacagtCGATCAGTCtatcccgaactcgcttccaccagcgaACAGCTTTAaggcgaacagctttagcgtagtgggttcgaatccctcgacgggtgaagatgttgAAGATGGCGAGTTCGTaaacaggcaaccagtctaatctCCGATCTCAgagttagttcacatatttACCGTCAACCATATgtatagcggcagcacttTACGGTCCAATGTAATATCATGGTACGGGATAAATGCAATCTTGCGTaaacccggaaatgaaatttggcagataaaacagaaaacacaagAAATTCGTTGATTATGCGATAATTTACATGTTGTTAGTAGTTTATTTGTGGTTAATGAGGTATGTAATTGTAAAAGAACAAAACCTTGACCCAGCAGCTGTGTGAGTTGTGGAATTAACTAACCAATACCATGCccataattaattttttcgtCATCAGGTGATGAAAATCTCAGAATCAGATAATGTTACCAATTTCTAGCTGGTCTAGAGCACATCGTTTGACATTAGGAGTTTTTGTACTGCTGCTCGTTGATGTGATATGGGTTGCTTCATCAGAAATCACTGAGGTATCAAAGACTACTGTCACAACACAACCGCAATCAGCTCAAGCGCTACAGCTGCATGATATTCATCATTGATAGCTTTATCAATTTCAGTACATTTTCAAGGATACACATTTTGAgaagccgtttttcagcacGTATTTGAAAACATCCCTATTTATGGTTTACCTCACTGGTTTTCTGTTTCTACGATCATGGAGACTTTTGTGTCGCAAAGGGAACACAGTTGTCGACGTACTAGAAGATAACAGACCTACAGACTCTGATCAGCCTTTGGTGAGTTAGATAGTTTAGTGTGGTATACTGGCAACGCTACTGTGGCCCCAGGTTCACTAGTGTACAGTACAACATCAAGGCtggatttcttcaaaatcaattaaaatcttACATATAAACTCATTCAAGTTTGTTTTGATGCATGATATGCCTGATCTTTGGATTAGAAGACCGAAAATTGAGATCAAAGttacttgaaaatgaactgattttgatcaAGTTCACCTGATATCTCACTGGTGCCATCTGACAGGATAAATGATGTGCCGGTTGCACATTCTGTACATATTACACAACTTTAACGACGCTTACGACTTCAATGATGAATAATTATATACTGCATGTTTTTTTCAGAGTGAACCAATTTATGTTCCTATTCGAACCGATGCTGATAAGAGTAGTGGAACAGAATCTGATGATGGAACGGTTAGCGCTGGAAGTAGGAGAAGtacatatttctatttcaattacAAAGTACAATTATTTACCATGATTTAAAATTGAACAATTCCTTACTGTTCTTCAGTGTACTCCTCACTCATTCAGTGTTTTCCATTTGACAATTGAGTTAGCCAGAATCAATTATTTCTGTCTCAAACTTTTGTTCTGTCTTTGTCTTCAGGTCATGAGTCTTCAAATCGTTCTGTCAGATTCAACTCACTTTCGGAGGTGCGGCAGTTATCAGGTACATTGAGAATTGCATTTGAATCAAAGCTATGATTAATGCTAGACATTTGGATAAAAGttaaaactgaaaaagaatcAGAGCTCATGAAACGTGTTTATAGTCCACTTGGCATATCAGTATTCAGCTTTCGTCTGTCCATCTATAGatagaatccagttattttgaaaaGTTTGTGTTTGGTTattacatgtatctacccaaGACACATCTGCAATCCAAAACATTGCAGTCATTGTTGTTCACTGAAATCAGTACCTTTTACACTTTCTTAAAATTTTTtaaggaaattttgaagacgcttcgatcgataagtttaatgttttgtttgcCCTAGGGCCCTACACAATaaattgcaaaattattactacaaaaattgcatttttacattttctatgattgaggTCAGTTTCGAGGTAGGCCtaaattaattgattactGCATTTGCTCtccaggggcattgaatagcgAAATTGACAGATTGAAAAGCATTTCATCAAGTGGGTATGTtatccctggacccctagcaACTGttctatttatgatatttagaGGATCATGCGGAGGATGCAACTCTTGCTCGACTGTCATACTCTGCCTATCAAAGAGCTGAGGAGTATAGAATGCGTTACCTGTCGAAGTTCACAGTTAGGCAGGTGGCTAAGATAGCACTTATGTTTGCAGTTCTTGTAAGTAGCAACTGTATATGGATATGCATTATACTTTTGTCATTAATGTGCGcatcatattttgatattcattATGAAGAATGAAAATGCTTTTGCCATGTGTCAGAGATTGGTAGCTGACATTTTAAATGCTTCATTACAGTTTTTCTTTGGCAATTTTTCATACCAAGAAGCTCTTAAAAATACAGAAGCGAGCATTGTCAATGTGCTGTCAGCATCATCGAGTCTTTTTACGCTAGTGCTTGCTGCAATATTTCCCAGTTCATCCATCGATAAATTTACTCTGTCCAAACTGGTCGCTGTATTGTTCAGGTAAcatgattatcaaaattttgactAAAAAATGTACAAACTCTCGATCATGATTTGCGCTGGAAGTTGAAAGattcatgaaaattgaataACTTTTCTGAATATTTTAGCATGGGTGGTGTTGTTTTAGTCAGTGTATCAGATATAAACCTTGAAAATGGCATTCCACTTGGAGCTCTTTGGGCATTGTGTGGTGCTCTCTTTTATGCCACATATTTGGTGTTATTCCGTAAAAAAGTTGACAATGAAGATCGCTTGGATATAACCATGTTTTTTGGTAAGAATTGGCAACTGTTATTTCATGTTTGGAAATCCGATGTAGCATGACTCAAAAATttgcattttctgtttcagggTTTGTTGgcctttttattttcttgGTACTATGGCCAGGCTTTTTCATACTTCATTTTACAAAAGCAGAACTCTTTAACTGGCCATCAAAGATGGATTGGGTTTATTTGGTGGCTAATGGGATTATTGGCACCGTAGTATCTGAGTTGTTGTGGCTATGGTAAGAATTTCATTATAATTTATCTGTTTTTAACCCCATCTAGGCATAGTTGACTAGCACTCACTTGAATTTAATTGGAAAATTATAGTAAAAGCTCATCTCATTTGGGTTCATTCATACCACACTCCAATATGTATGTCTTTCAGGGGCTGCTTTTTAACATCATCACTGCTAGCTACAGTGTCATTGAGTCTAACTATTCCATTGACTATGATTGCTGATACAGTCGTTAAAAAAGTGAGTGTTGTTCGAATTATTGATTTtgttgtgaaaaatatttttccataCTGAAAGATTTATCTTGTGTAAATTCCAGATATCATACAATTGGATGTTTTACGTTGGAAGCGCGCCAATATTTTTAGCATTCTTTGCCATCGCTGTTTTGAATCACTACGAGAACTGGGATCCAGTTTGTATATGCGTTAAAAAGCTCACACGCATTCATTGTTTCTGTAGAAGAAGATTAATTCCAACACCCAGGTATGTAATATTGTCAGCTGTTGAAAGATTTCTTCTAATATGCATAAAGTATGTGACTATTGTTGAGGTGTCATAGTAaagttgattatttcaaaatacctATTTCAGATTAATAAGAGATTTAGACAACGAACAACGAGAAAGTTTGATAGGCATTAATCCTGACTGATCCAGCATATCTTGGGAGCATTAGCAGTTAGTTGTTATACATGTTTCTAAGTTACCGTAGTCAGAATGGTGCcaatattttatatcagaACTGTCAGCTGACATTAATATGCCTCAAAATGGACATACTGGCAGGCAGTTGAATCAGTCAGCAGACAATTTTATCTCCTGGATGCTGGATTGTTTGAATCACATTTGTATACTTGTTTACTATATATTTGCTTATCATCCTCTACATGGTTAGCTATTATGGCAggcattttcaatcaaagatCAACACTACCGTGGCAGGTATTCGGTACAAGAACATTCAACCTGATAAATATAAGCTTTGAATTGTAAGAGGACACAATCCATGTTTCAGTATGAATAAATGATGCACTTTTTATTAGAAAAGCTTGAATGATGCAATATCCCTAAGGAATTCTTGAGAGATAGTGATATCATGTTGTGAACAGTAAAATAAGGTTGCTTCTCAGAGGAGTTCTTGGTGAATGATGAAACCAAACTGATAATGGTTGGCAAgctacaatacaatacaatttttcaaagtaaGCTCAGTCTAAGTAGCATCATGGTATTCTATTATGATAGCCTATGCAGCCTTCAGTTCTTAATGCATAAAAAAGCAATATACAGCATCTTTCCTCCATGGAAACGATGGCTCCTAAAATTGTCTTTTACAAGCTAGATAATATCCGTATGCTAAAGTTATATATTTTTCCATGAAAAACTCTTTAAGATAATTTTCTCAGGTAATTGTTTattgtgtatgtatatatgtaccaGTATGTATATTCGTAGGGTTTTatgatattattgtaaatgGCATATGTTTATTAACATGCATAACTGGCAGGTGACTGATTTTGCATGTTATCAACTAAATTTCATGAAGCTAATTTGTGTCACTAATCAGTCTGGATTGTATTTATTGTGTCCCAACCCCTATTGATAATGTCTCGAGAATGTAAGTAACTTATTTTCCATAAATGTTTCAGCGACTTGCTAACAAAATTGAGCTTCTATTTTCCGTCCTTTTAAATGTACAACGAAGTGGGAGCGAAAGAATTTAGTTTCGGCGATTTCTGGCCATTATaatagagaaaaaaattgacatTGACTATTTGTTAGGCAGTGATGTAACACAAACACATGTCGGTTTAGATCAATCCCTTAGGAAATGCACTGTCTGGTGTTCTAGTCACTAAAAATTCATGTCATATGATTCTTGCAAATGTCTACCAATAATGACAATACTTGTGTATTCCTTACTGTTATCGGATAGTACCTCATGTATTGACAGAATTAtgtgaaataaataataatataacaaaCCTCTATATGTTTTGTCTTGATCTTTTAAGGGTTTAGAGGTGCATATCACGTGACAATGCGAATACACGGTCAACCTCGCTTAATTGGGACAGTGAATTAGACATACGGATAATACATAATTCGTATTTTCTATGTATTATGTGTAATTCGTAGAATTAACGATTGATCTATTAATTCGTATAAAAACCTGTAAAGAATTGTTGCTACAGccattcattgtttttgtttagACTTTAACTGGTGGGAATATGCGTTGCATGGATGTGGCACGCTCAGTGGCAATGACGGACGACTTATTGATAAGCTTGCCAATCACTGCCAGCAGGCAGAACAATGTGATACGAATTACACCTcgcattgttttttttaaagatacGGCTACGATTTACGAATTATCAAATGGAAATTGAAGGGTGTAACAAAGGAAAAAAATTAGGacctttcatttttatacgAATTGTAGTTATACGAATTAACTGATGAATTAAGCGAGGTTAACTGTACATGTAAATTGATTTGCATATACCAAAACTTTCAGTAGTTTGAGTTTTTAACACACTAGAAGGCCATTAATTGATGTAATGTATAAGCATTGGACAATGAGAGGGACTATTCCATTACGTCTATAACAAATGCTTATCACTcagattagaaaaaaagaaaaatataagaAACAGTTCTAATTGAATGTTTGTGTCTTTTTATTAACACATATACGTAATCTCAGCATAATAAAGCTGCAAAAAGATAAGTTTTGCAGGCACATTTCAAGTGCAAAGCCTTTAAAGAGAGCATTTATAGAAATAGCACACACATAATTCTGGACAAAATTCATCGCTACAGTTGCATCGAAATGGTCAAATATGAACATGGAAATATAAGTAAAAACATTAAGTAAAGACTTAtcattgagaaaaaaattgcaaaattgaGATTTCTAAGAATGAGAGTTTTCCAGGACAGATGACTAGTACTAATGGGTAAATCGTAAATGACTAGATTTTGATATGACAAAATATAACatacaataaaataaaatgatagaaaccataatagaaatcataattatattgGTGTAACAGTTTGTCcaaaaaaagttttaattttgGGAGGACAACTTGGTTTCTTAACATGTAATGGAGCCTAAACTTGGGCATGAACTATCATCGAATATAATTGACTGTATGAATAAGAATGCTAGAGAGCCCCTAGATTTTAAGCCACATGAAGGAATTAAAACTACTGTATCCTAGTAAAACATAACAAGACTGGTTCAACTGAGGCAAATTAACAATTCTGATTTCAGGCGGActacatatataatatacctGTAAAATACAATGTCTAAGGTTTTGAGGTGACATTCACTATAATAtgtacatcatttgattttacTACactctaaaatatatctaattacaatACAGTAACAAATTTCgtataaaaagatatagaaAACATAATCGCAACAACATTTGGAAAGTTTTAATTATGAACCACACAATTTGTTAAGTGatggttttgaaaatgaagaagacTAGACATATTACGACTAATTCTTACAACAAtttgtaaaaataataacatcaCAACTATAGGCATTCTATATAATATACTATGTCATCATAATAATCTTCATAGTTTATTTCATAAGCTATTTTTAGCATTGAcagtgaattgaaaatatgatcTTACTATGACACTAGTATCACATAATGGTACAAAAGGCCTGTACAATACACCACTAAAAATTTTTAGGTTTCAAAGAACATTATAAGAGTAAAGGTCTTGAATACATCTACTGGTAAGTACATGATATACAAATTCCAGTAACTCTATGGACATATGTCTTTTCATTCTGGTATTTTGCTGCGTTAAATTACATATCATCAATACTGAAATGAAAAGGACACAAATAAGAGATTTTGGGGTGAATTAAAAATTCGTTTGAAATAGTTCTTGTAGGAATTCCATGAAAATAACATCCTATGATTAGCTTTGATGATGACCAATTAACCAATAGCTCGACACAACTCGCCATAATACCGGTTTATTATATGACAGAGTCTAATTTCATAGTTCACTCAGAAACAATACACTTGTAATAGCTGACTAAAATAGTTGCATGGTTTTACTTAATCGAATTGAGCTGGTAAACATCAATTCAGAAACAAATACTACGCAAGCTTGTAAAAATGGTCACATTATTGTAAATGAGGTGaaatatagttttttaatttttttgaaatatcaactctgaatcagtatcaatttatcagcaattcagtgtgtacaattatacaattttaccaaaaataaatctacatacaattacaatatttttgaaaatacatcacTCGGTTTTGAACGGTTTTATCCTCATATGAAATGAACACTCATGCACACACAATAGCAGTCAGTCAAATTTTGGAAgttatcaatatattttcGCTGCATTTTGATGAAACCTCATGATGCAATGAAAGTTGCATATATGAAATCATATATGCCTTTGATTTGGATTATTGAACAAAAAACGATTGTGTATGGGGAGTTTCATTTGACACAATTGTTTCTACGTGTGTATGCATGAACGTATAAGCTTGGTTCATATGTCCATGGTGTATGTAAAAAGATAGACAGGTGGGCTATACAAAGATCTGTTTCGGAAATGCTGCTGTGCGTATCATTTATTTGATTAGTGTATTTTTTAAGTGTCATCACACAACACTGTCCTGACGCACAAGGTCTGCTTCATGTTCAGGCACTTCGATAAGAAAAACATCGTCCGATATTGGCAGTGATAGATGATTATCGATATCTGAATCACTATCTTCCAATGACGAGGAGGATTGCGAGAGGTCTGCCGCGGAATTTAAATCTACACGTTTACTTGGACTCATTTCAGCtggcaaatttgaaaaatgtggATTAACTCCTGGGAATTCTTCATTGTCattttgttgtattttctgtTGGGAATTGGCGCAATACTCAAATGGATCGGGAATATCTAATTGATACTGGTTCTCCAAATGATAATTGGCACGTGAAGTACTACAGCTATTTGGTGAATATTCGCCCGCATGGTGATTTTCAGGTGTTGGCATCTCACAGCTGGCAGCTTCATTTGCAACATTTTGGAACATCGTGGGTTCAATATTTCGAGCATCAGCGGAAGCATCAATATCGATTAATGAATCTGGCTTATTATCAATACGACTGTTCAAATTACTTATATACGTACAGCACTCTGGTTTAATGAATTCACCAGATATTTTGCGACCATCTTTGCCAAATATGTCAAACCGAACTTCTTTGGAATCCTGGGGATTACCACCAGTACTGATGATTGAATTACGGTTATTGTCATACTCTGGCTCTAAAATTGGAGCCGAATTTGTTTCAATACATGCCTTTGTAGTGAAAATATTCAGACTGACATTGCTTTTTGGACTAGATATTGCAAGAGGGCCACAGATCTCCTTGAACTCAGTGTAGTCTAAACTTGCCGGTGTGTCAACATAGTAACAATATCCCTCAGTTTTTGTTCTTCTCATTGGAGATTGTGCGATCGGTTGAAGTTTTTGTGAGCTACGCTTTTGAGATCCATTTGACAGTCGTTTCATACTACCTGAAGAAACACTTGACAGATCAGACATAGTCTCTGGCGTGGCCAGAGGTGCCACGAATTGCCAAGCATCACTCTGATTATCTCCTTGCAGTTCTAAACGCAAACTCTTTTTTAGAGTAACCATTTTTAATGGTTCACTTAAACTGTTACTATCCACAACATGGTTACTCTGTAGTAAAAGTATTGAATTTTTACGACTTCCGTCAACAGTATCCGGTAGGACATCTTCCAGTGGATTTTTGTCAATGAAACTGGTTTCTGTGTAAAGTTTATGGGGTGGTGAGTGATCTCCATTTAAAGAGGGACTATCTGCTGACAACAAAGCCTTTCGTTCAGCTTCTGAGAAACGCCTTGCTGGTTTGGTTGGCCCACTACTTTTTAAAacctagaaaaataaaaaaatggataGATTACAAGCTATTACACATAATTAAGAACTAATATTTAGTAAGACATTAGAAATTGGTccctagaaatatttttttctgagaCCGATCCTTGTTGGATATTTgacagatttattttcattggaaaatgtattttgtaaaaagcAATAAACCTAAAATTAGATAACTACTTGATACCGTCCAAATAATAAAATGTGGCATTTCATTTCTAATATACTTTGATTAATAACAATCACTGTGGGTACATGAACTTGCTGCACACTTGCCATTCATAATTGCTGTCAAGAAGCCAGTGTGCTTTGTATCTTTTTATAGCTGAGCTGAAGTTTGATGAACAATAAATGCAAAAATTCAGCTAGTGCGCAGCAAGTCATAGTATATCTGTCACCAATCAGAGCATTATACAAGAAAGAACCACAACTTGTGATGGTGTCTGTTCTCATCTCAGCAAAATGAATgcaaaaatatcagcagcatGAAGGTAATGAAGAAAGAAATGGATAAAAATACATCAGGATAAGAGATACGAGATTCAGAACAAAACcatcatatgaaatatttggcACCGGAACAGGGTCACGAGCATACAAATTCATCCTTATATCTATAGTAACAGCAAATGTTATATCCATCAAAGTTTTCAGTGAATTAGAAGGCCAATTTGATTGGGACTAGGCCTTATCAGAAGAATTCAAACagataatttcatcatcatcatcatataaCCATAGATATTTGGAAAATTATGcaatgttaatcaattttttagtCCAAAAACAAATCTCAAAATTTCCTATAACTTGGAACCATTGCAAAATGAAAGTGATGTATTTAAGAAGTACTACATATATAAGCAACTAATGAAAGTTAGGGTTATAAACTGGAAACCTACTGCTTAGCTTTTCTTACTTTACCGATGCCAGCAAAAACATAAAAACCATAGAAATGTAATAACatttgaataataaattaaaggTTTATACTAGGTAAATGAAGAATGGTCAAGAATAGTCATGTTGGCAAAAAAGAGAATTGAAgggaaaaaagtaaaattctaTCAAAGATTAATCTAATAGCGATAGTAGGCAATAGGAATGACACACTGTTCCAACTctcaaacagaaaatcaaatgTCTGCAATTTATATTCTGGTTaaggaaatgaaaaaatcttttttaatcCAATAgcaaagaatcagaattttactATTAAGATAACCATATCGATGGATGAAGCTAAAAGATTTAGTATGAGCCTGCATTATATATAAGGATCATTTGCTAGTGTTAAATAAAGTACCTTTACCCAGagattaaacaaaaataataatacatgtacCTCATCCGGCATGCCTTCAACAGCTTAGCTGACAACATCAATTCAACGCAAACCTTACAGGATATTCAATAATTgaacattaaatcaattcaattgaattttagcATCTGAATATACAACAAATACCAGTACCATATCTGCAGTTTTTCAGTTGCTTGCAATATTCAGCATAACATCAAAAACTAGGGAGATAAGGCTGGTCCGGAACCTTATTTTCAGGAATAGCAACCATCGACATTCATTGTAATGGAGCTTGGCATTTCAAGGGGATGGATCCTTTTCATGCAAACAAATACAGCAATTGTCCCAGCAACGTCTTCATGGTATAACATGCTTAACTAACCCACCACCTTGTCATTCAAATTtatatgaattaatgaaaaaatgtcaGCATTTATTAAGATgtaattcaaaacatttttcatcttatctAGCAATAAAACTAGATTTTTACAAACCATAATTGTTCAATTCATCTcataaatcaaaaatcaactatCTACAATAATTCTGAGGATTTTAATGTACAAAGGTGATACTATTgcacatattatatctatatGTTATATCAGTATAAATAAACTCCTTGGTTTTCTTTTATGTCACTGAACCGTGCCGGTAAAAAATCT
It includes:
- the LOC141905728 gene encoding solute carrier family 35 member F5-like — translated: MLPISSWSRAHRLTLGVFVLLLVDVIWVASSEITEYIFKDTHFEKPFFSTYLKTSLFMVYLTGFLFLRSWRLLCRKGNTVVDVLEDNRPTDSDQPLSEPIYVPIRTDADKSSGTESDDGTVSAGSRRSHESSNRSVRFNSLSEVRQLSEDHAEDATLARLSYSAYQRAEEYRMRYLSKFTVRQVAKIALMFAVLFFFGNFSYQEALKNTEASIVNVLSASSSLFTLVLAAIFPSSSIDKFTLSKLVAVLFSMGGVVLVSVSDINLENGIPLGALWALCGALFYATYLVLFRKKVDNEDRLDITMFFGFVGLFIFLVLWPGFFILHFTKAELFNWPSKMDWVYLVANGIIGTVVSELLWLWGCFLTSSLLATVSLSLTIPLTMIADTVVKKISYNWMFYVGSAPIFLAFFAIAVLNHYENWDPVCICVKKLTRIHCFCRRRLIPTPRLIRDLDNEQRESLIGINPD